The Magnolia sinica isolate HGM2019 chromosome 10, MsV1, whole genome shotgun sequence genome includes a window with the following:
- the LOC131217636 gene encoding glutamate receptor 2.7-like produces the protein MKAVQLSFLLFVCVWLSPLCELGMAQNSTAVIDVGVVLDLETWVGKMSQACISMALSDFYAARNHNTTLVLHMRDSKKDIVGAAAEVLDLLKNVGVKAIIGPTTSSQAEFVVDLGDKAQVPVLSFSATSPSLNSIRTPYFVRIAQNDSSQVKAIAAIVKAFGWREVVPIYEDTDYGNGVIPFLTDAFQEIDAKVPYRSVIPPSATDDQILEELYKLMTMQTRVFVVHMSSSLASRFFLKANDVGMMSDGYVWIITDGLTELLDSMDSSVIDSMQGVLGVKPYIPKSIELDNFTVRWKRKILLENPNITKPELSIFGLWAYDSVHALAMAVEQVGAMKSSFLKPETSQNSTDLANLGVSKTGPKLLDAILNTTFKGLSGEFSLFNGQMQSSSFQIINVVGKGGRGIGFWTPISGLSRVLNKNTTNKIYSTTMDDLKLVIWPGESKDLPRGWVIPTSGKKLRIGVPVKDGFSEFVKVEGNPNNSLITVTGFCIDVFDAVREQLPYALPYEFVPFENANGQSAGTYNDLIYQVFLQRLDAVVGDMTIVANRSKYVDFTLPYTDSGVSMVVPIRDDERKNTWIFLKPLSRNLWLTSGAGFVLTGFVVWLLEHRINKEFRGPPSHQIGMMFWFSFSTLVFAHKERVISNLSRFVVIIWVFVVLILTSSYTASLTSMLTVQQLQPTVTDVKDLIKNGDYVGYQEGSFVLGLLKRLNFDESKLRVYYSPDDYAEALSKGSGNGGVAAIFDEIPYIQLFLGRYCGLYTMVGPTYKTDGFGFAFPRGSPLVPDFSRAILNVTEGDTMSEIEQKWFGQQTACLDRSASQASVTSNGLTLDSFWGLFLIAGTASALAFIIFLVRFLYQNWHISPTPDEPITFRRWIYHLAERFDEIDPSSHTAKKAAKLSAKTAVPTTETTAKPMEGQVTVVEGIDRTSPNHTNAQQSPTTMSDVSDFNPREGGTPSSEIGNQGASTSVDMHNRNATGEITEITENKYLR, from the exons TGTTGGACCTGTTGAAGAACGTCGGAGTCAAAGCAATCATAGGGCCCACAACCTCATCCCAAGCCGAGTTTGTGGTGGATCTTGGGGACAAAGCTCAAGTGCCCGTCTTGTCTTTCTCAGCTACAAGCCCATCTCTCAATTCAATCAGAACTCCCTACTTCGTCCGGATTGCACAAAACGATTCGTCTCAGGTCAAAGCAATCGCAGCCATTGTTAAGGCCTTTGGATGGAGAGAAGTGGTCCCCATCTACGAAGACACTGATTATGGCAATGGGGTCATACCATTTCTAACTGACGCCTTCCAAGAGATCGATGCCAAAGTCCCATACAGGAGTGTAATCCCTCCTTCAGCAACAGATGATCAGATTCTTGAAGAGCTCTACAAGTTGATGACTATGCAAACTAGGGTTTTCGTCGTTCACATGTCTTCTTCTCTCGCGTCTCGCTTTTTCTTGAAGGCGAACGATGTTGGAATGATGAGTGATGGGTATGTTTGGATCATAACGGACGGATTAACGGAACTCTTGGATTCAATGGATTCTTCAGTCATCGACTCCATGCAGGGCGTCTTGGGTGTGAAACCTTACATCCCAAAATCTATAGAGCTTGACAATTTTACAGTCAGATGGAAAAGGAAAATCCTCTTAGAGAACCCAAACATCACAAAACCTGAGCTAAGCATTTTTGGGTTATGGGCGTATGATAGCGTCCACGCCCTAGCAATGGCGGTAGAGCAAGTTGGGGCGATGAAATCCAGCTTCCTAAAGCCTGAAACCAGTCAAAATTCGACTGATTTAGCAAATTTGGGAGTGTCCAAAACAGGCCCAAAACTTCTAGACGCCATCTTAAACACCACATTCAAAGGCCTTAGCGGGGAATTCAGTCTCTTCAATGGGCAAATGCAATCGTCGTCCTTTCAGATAATCAATGTGGTTGGAAAAGGAGGAAGGGGAATTGGGTTTTGGACGCCGATATCTGGACTTTCACGGGTGCTAAACAAGAATACTACTAACAAAATTTACTCAACTACCATGGACGATCTTAAGTTAGTCATATGGCCAGGAGAGTCGAAGGATTTACCGAGGGGTTGGGTGATACCGACAAGTGGGAAGAAGTTGAGAATTGGGGTTCCAGTGAAAGATGGATTTAGTGAATTTGTGAAGGTGGAAGGGAATCCTAATAACAGCTTGATAACCGTCACCGGGTTCTGCATAGATGTGTTTGATGCTGTAAGAGAACAATTACCGTATGCCCTTCCTTACGAATTCGTCCCATTCGAAAATGCAAATGGGCAAAGCGCCGGCACTTACAATGATCTTATTTATCAGGTCTTTCTTCag AGATTAGATGCAGTGGTGGGGGACATGACGATCGTAGCCAACCGATCTAAGTACGTCGATTTTACTTTACCCTACACTGACTCAGGCGTGTCCATGGTAGTGCCGATCAGGGATGATGAAAGGAAGAATACATGGATTTTCTTGAAGCCTCTGAGTAGGAATCTATGGCTGACAAGCGGGGCTGGCTTTGTCTTGACGGGCTTTGTCGTGTGGCTCCTTGAACACCGGATCAACAAAGAGTTTAGGGGCCCACCTTCCCATCAGATCGGCATGATGTTCTGGTTTTCCTTTTCAACGCTCGTCTTTGCACACA AGGAGAGGGTGATAAGCAACTTGTCAAGGTTCGTTGTGATCATATGGGTGTTCGTGGTCCTCATATTGACTTCTAGTTACACTGCAAGTTTGACTTCAATGCTGACCGTCCAACAGCTCCAGCCCACCGTAACGGACGTCAAGGATCTCATCAAGAACGGGGATTACGTGGGGTATCAGGAGGGGTCTTTTGTGCTGGGCCTCTTGAAGAGGTTGAACTTTGATGAGTCCAAGCTCAGGGTCTACTACTCCCCTGATGACTATGCTGAGGCCTTGTCAAAAGGAAGTGGGAATGGTGGGGTTGCTGCCATCTTTGATGAGATCCCCTACATCCAGCTGTTCCTCGGAAGGTACTGTGGTCTCtacactatggtggggcccacgtacaaGACGGATGGATTTGGATTT GCCTTCCCCAGAGGGTCCCCTCTCGTACCTGATTTTTCGAGGGCTATCTTGAATGTTACGGAGGGAGATACAATGTCGGAGATTGAGCAAAAATGGTTCGGACAACAAACGGCTTGTTTAGACCGATCAGCATCACAGGCTTCTGTCACTTCCAACGGTCTAACCCTTGATAGCTTCTGGGGTCTCTTCCTCATCGCTGGTACCGCTTCAGCTCTGGCCTTCATCATATTTCTAGTCCGCTTTCTCTACCAAAATTGGCATATTTCACCCACACCAGATGAGCCTATTACCTTTCGACGGTGGATCTACCATCTTGCCGAACGCTTTGATGAGATAGACCCCTCTTCTCATACTGCAAAGAAGGCCGCGAAACTCTCCGCCAAGACCGCTGTACCCACCACGGAGACCACCGCCAAACCCATGGAAGGTCAGGTGACCGTTGTTGAGGGCATTGATCGAACTTCACCGAATCATACTAATGCTCAACAGAGTCCTACAACCATGTCGGATGTTTCAGATTTCAATCCACGAGAAGGAGGGACCCCATCTTCGGAGATTGGGAATCAAGGTGCAAGTACCTCTGTAGATATGCATAACAGAAATGCAACTGGAGAGATAACGGAAATAACTGAAAATAAGTACTTAAGATAG